One window of Mesorhizobium loti R88b genomic DNA carries:
- a CDS encoding caspase family protein, giving the protein MAGWHRVTVFAAVLLALQAVMLAWPARADDAKPLRGVALVIGESHYLSLPALANPANDARAVAQLLTSLGFEVSSIPDGDGSRLARGLKHFVEDAAGADVALLYYSGHGIEAAGENYLVPVEADASSLTDPTNRLVPVSALLAQLKASVPIAIVLLDACRSNPFPPGAMVAAPSGASPVAATGLDPVKGAAPLADASGAPQSLGQVIGFAAEPGHAALDGESGGNSPYAAALLKHLAAGGFAFGDVMTMVAEEVYVKTGGRQLPWTNASLRRLLYFGQAPEETGSDEASIRSARRKLLLTIAATPAEQRTMVETVAAQNEVPLDQLYGMLGALEVDTSAGPGELQAQLAAGAQKLREILARHDSETRQDPELIRLSGLADRAQSEGAINLALTFRARASARAEEISKELDEAEADIKQRRLELAGTFADHARTAILNFDYRTAAERYEDAFRQTERWDPKAAFLYKVLEADALTDQGMVKGENAALSQAVDVYEAAKLLPGVTVFGGPAGVAINEGITLTALAERENGTARIEQAIGVYEDALKVFTRKRYPQEWATVQINLGNAYDLMAQRAGGMTYYKKAIEAFRQALKIYTKQLDPDAWAGLQNNIGNELSAMADGGDAKKNLTQAIEAFHGALTVWTREKVPVQWAMAEANLAVSMRQLGDLQDGTEMLEASVAAFNDVLEVRTRDKQPVDWASTQNNLGAALLSLGQRGKGSDYFKQSIDAFDKAQEVITRARDPFTWATLTYNIGRAYRFMGDAEDSVPLYRKALEQMDLALTELKRDKSPVIWGKTHSVRGEILLAIGTRTHDKASLLAARDAFITARDIFREQHYTSGFEGFYQKELGLVEQQLAQAH; this is encoded by the coding sequence ATGGCGGGTTGGCATCGCGTCACCGTTTTCGCCGCAGTGCTGCTGGCGCTGCAGGCCGTGATGCTGGCATGGCCGGCACGGGCCGATGACGCCAAACCGTTGCGTGGCGTGGCACTCGTCATCGGCGAATCCCACTATTTGTCCCTGCCAGCACTTGCCAATCCGGCCAATGACGCGCGCGCCGTCGCCCAGCTTTTGACCAGCCTCGGTTTCGAGGTCAGCTCCATCCCCGATGGCGATGGCTCTCGCCTGGCGCGCGGCCTCAAGCATTTCGTCGAGGACGCGGCCGGCGCCGACGTCGCCCTGCTCTACTATTCCGGTCACGGCATCGAGGCCGCCGGCGAAAACTATCTGGTGCCGGTCGAGGCGGATGCCTCCTCGCTGACGGATCCAACCAACCGGCTGGTGCCCGTCTCCGCGTTGCTGGCACAGCTCAAGGCCAGCGTTCCCATAGCGATCGTGCTGCTCGATGCCTGCCGCTCGAATCCGTTTCCGCCGGGTGCAATGGTTGCCGCCCCGTCCGGCGCCTCGCCCGTGGCCGCCACCGGCCTTGATCCCGTCAAGGGCGCGGCACCCCTCGCGGACGCATCCGGCGCGCCGCAAAGCCTGGGCCAGGTCATCGGCTTTGCCGCCGAGCCCGGCCATGCGGCGCTCGACGGCGAGTCCGGCGGCAACAGCCCCTATGCCGCGGCCCTGCTGAAACACCTCGCCGCCGGCGGCTTCGCCTTCGGCGATGTCATGACCATGGTTGCCGAGGAGGTCTATGTGAAGACCGGCGGCCGGCAGCTGCCATGGACCAATGCCAGCCTGCGGCGCCTGCTCTATTTCGGCCAGGCGCCGGAAGAGACCGGAAGCGACGAGGCCTCGATCCGTTCGGCGCGGCGCAAGCTCCTGCTGACCATCGCCGCGACACCGGCCGAGCAGCGCACGATGGTCGAGACGGTGGCGGCTCAGAACGAAGTGCCGCTGGACCAGCTCTACGGCATGCTCGGCGCCTTGGAGGTCGACACCTCAGCCGGACCCGGGGAATTGCAGGCGCAACTCGCGGCGGGCGCGCAGAAGCTGCGCGAAATCCTCGCCCGGCACGACAGCGAAACCCGGCAGGACCCGGAATTGATTCGGCTTTCCGGCCTTGCCGACCGCGCGCAATCGGAGGGCGCGATCAACCTGGCGCTGACCTTCCGCGCCAGGGCCAGCGCCCGTGCCGAGGAGATCAGCAAAGAGCTCGACGAGGCCGAGGCTGACATCAAGCAGAGGCGGCTGGAACTGGCCGGCACCTTCGCCGACCATGCCCGTACCGCGATCCTCAACTTCGACTATCGCACCGCCGCCGAGCGTTACGAGGACGCCTTCAGGCAAACGGAGCGCTGGGATCCGAAAGCCGCCTTCCTCTACAAGGTCTTGGAGGCCGATGCCTTGACCGACCAGGGCATGGTCAAGGGCGAGAACGCGGCCCTTTCGCAGGCCGTCGATGTCTACGAAGCGGCGAAGCTCCTGCCCGGCGTCACCGTTTTCGGCGGCCCTGCCGGCGTCGCCATCAACGAAGGCATCACGCTCACCGCACTGGCCGAGCGCGAGAACGGCACGGCGCGCATCGAGCAGGCGATTGGCGTCTATGAAGACGCGCTCAAGGTGTTCACCCGCAAGCGCTATCCGCAGGAATGGGCAACCGTGCAGATCAATCTCGGCAATGCCTATGACCTGATGGCCCAGCGCGCCGGTGGTATGACCTATTACAAAAAGGCGATAGAGGCGTTCCGGCAGGCCTTGAAGATCTACACCAAACAGCTCGATCCCGATGCATGGGCAGGGCTGCAGAACAACATCGGCAATGAACTCTCCGCCATGGCCGATGGTGGCGATGCGAAGAAAAACCTGACACAGGCGATCGAAGCGTTCCATGGCGCGCTGACGGTGTGGACCCGTGAAAAAGTGCCGGTGCAATGGGCGATGGCCGAGGCCAATCTTGCCGTTTCGATGCGCCAGCTCGGCGATCTGCAGGACGGCACCGAGATGCTCGAAGCGTCGGTTGCGGCTTTCAACGACGTCCTCGAGGTTCGCACGCGCGACAAGCAGCCCGTCGATTGGGCGTCCACCCAAAACAATCTTGGCGCGGCCCTTCTGTCGCTTGGCCAGCGCGGCAAGGGCTCCGATTACTTCAAGCAGTCGATTGACGCGTTCGACAAGGCGCAGGAGGTGATCACCCGGGCGCGCGATCCCTTCACCTGGGCGACCCTCACCTACAATATAGGCCGCGCCTACCGTTTCATGGGCGATGCCGAAGACAGTGTGCCGCTCTACCGCAAGGCGCTGGAGCAGATGGACCTGGCGCTCACCGAACTGAAGCGCGACAAGTCGCCGGTCATCTGGGGCAAGACCCATTCGGTGCGCGGCGAAATCCTGCTCGCCATCGGCACAAGGACGCATGACAAGGCCAGCCTGCTCGCCGCCCGCGACGCCTTCATCACCGCCCGCGATATCTTTCGCGAGCAGCACTACACGTCAGGCTTCGAGGGTTTCTACCAGAAAGAACTCGGCCTGGTTGAACAGCAGCTCGCGCAGGCCCATTAA
- a CDS encoding aldo/keto reductase: protein MPEQITLNDGATIPQLGLGVWQVDHDITADVVGWAIKAGYRLIDTAEGYQNEEGVGEAIRAADVPRSELFITSKLRNGAHQRDAALRAFDDTMKKLGIEQLDLFLIHWPVPSQDKYVEAWKTLVELQKGGRIKSVGVSNFNKDHLERIIGETGVTPVVNQIELHPRFQQRALREFHAGHNIHTESWSPLGSGRLLGDPTIAGIAKKHGKSAAQTMIRWHLQEGLIVIPKSIQQDRIAANFDVFDFELDAQDLKAIAGMDSADGRGGPNPATASFLF from the coding sequence ATGCCCGAACAGATAACGCTGAACGACGGCGCCACCATTCCCCAGCTTGGCCTTGGCGTGTGGCAGGTCGACCATGACATCACCGCCGATGTGGTGGGCTGGGCAATCAAGGCCGGCTACCGGCTGATCGACACCGCCGAGGGTTATCAGAACGAGGAAGGGGTCGGCGAGGCGATCCGCGCCGCCGATGTGCCGAGAAGCGAGCTGTTCATCACCTCGAAGCTGCGCAATGGCGCCCACCAGCGCGATGCGGCCCTGCGTGCCTTCGACGATACGATGAAGAAGCTCGGCATCGAGCAGCTCGATTTGTTCCTGATCCACTGGCCGGTGCCCAGCCAGGACAAATATGTCGAAGCCTGGAAGACTTTGGTCGAGTTGCAGAAGGGTGGCCGCATCAAGTCGGTCGGCGTCTCGAACTTCAACAAGGATCATCTGGAACGGATCATTGGCGAGACCGGCGTGACGCCCGTCGTCAACCAGATCGAACTGCATCCGCGCTTCCAGCAGCGCGCGCTCAGGGAGTTTCATGCCGGGCACAACATCCACACCGAAAGCTGGAGCCCGCTGGGCAGCGGCCGGCTGCTCGGTGACCCGACCATCGCGGGCATTGCCAAAAAACACGGCAAATCCGCCGCGCAGACCATGATTCGATGGCACCTCCAGGAAGGGCTGATCGTCATTCCAAAATCGATCCAGCAAGACCGCATCGCGGCCAATTTCGATGTCTTCGATTTCGAGCTGGATGCGCAGGATCTGAAGGCGATCGCAGGCATGGATTCGGCTGACGGACGCGGCGGCCCGAACCCGGCCACGGCTTCGTTTTTGTTTTGA
- a CDS encoding Vgb family protein, producing the protein MKHSAAEILREYGPFPGVERVHGVSFDGENVWFASGEKLNAFDPQSGQKLRSIDVAAHAGTAYDGRHFFQLANDRIQKIDPDTGAVLSTIPAPGGGGDSGLTWAEGTLWVGQYRERKIHQIDAETGKILRTIESNRFVTGVTWVDGELWHATWEGDESDLRRVDPKTGKVLEKLDMPDGIGVSGMESDGGDRLFCGSTSDGVVRAVRRPK; encoded by the coding sequence ATGAAACATTCAGCGGCCGAAATCCTGCGCGAATACGGACCCTTTCCAGGTGTGGAGCGGGTGCATGGGGTGAGCTTCGACGGCGAGAACGTGTGGTTTGCTTCTGGCGAGAAGCTCAACGCCTTCGACCCGCAAAGCGGACAGAAGCTGCGGTCGATAGATGTCGCCGCACATGCCGGCACTGCCTATGACGGCCGGCATTTCTTCCAGCTCGCCAATGATCGCATCCAGAAGATCGATCCCGATACCGGCGCGGTGCTTTCCACCATCCCGGCGCCCGGCGGTGGAGGCGACTCCGGGCTGACCTGGGCCGAAGGCACGCTTTGGGTGGGGCAGTACCGCGAGCGCAAGATCCACCAGATCGATGCCGAGACCGGGAAAATCCTGCGCACCATCGAATCCAACCGCTTCGTCACCGGGGTGACCTGGGTGGATGGCGAGCTGTGGCACGCCACCTGGGAAGGCGACGAGAGCGACCTGCGCCGCGTCGATCCAAAAACCGGCAAGGTTCTGGAAAAGCTCGACATGCCCGATGGCATCGGTGTCTCGGGGATGGAGTCCGATGGCGGCGACCGCCTCTTCTGCGGCAGCACATCCGATGGCGTGGTGCGGGCGGTGCGCCGGCCGAAATGA
- a CDS encoding ATP-binding protein encodes MTVAIEMGHTTAGAPANLDLEELLATRLLVQGNSGSGKSHLLRRLLEQSAPWVQQTIIDPEGDFVSLGDRYGHLVIDAEEHTERGLQAAGERARIHRVSTVLNLEGLDAENQMRRAAAFLGGLFEVARDHWYPMLVVVDEAQLFAPAVAGEVSDEARKLSLGAMTNLMCRGRKRGLAGIIATQRLAKLAKNVAAEASNFLMGRTFLDIDMARAADLLGMERRQAEAFRDLERGQFMALGPALSRRPLGLRIGPTDTSPRNGTPRLMAMPESALEDARAIILAAPPPETMRAPRRVASPDLLDQLMAAKSAALEIRPEPAEPQISAEDLAERHERVDRVLRAILAQPDAGFRVIGVLYQEFVVRCRIEGLASVVPDLAEFRRMLTRARAGLGSETTQDDAWRDVSVRASLLPDDMQGVFMMIARAAKEGWPCPSDAAIARAYGSHSLRRARRLLTYIEEQGLIVCQLDGTGKRTVTLVELAWATAPGDPNAEEVEQGSLAL; translated from the coding sequence ATGACCGTTGCGATCGAGATGGGACACACCACGGCGGGCGCCCCAGCCAACCTCGATCTCGAGGAGCTGCTGGCGACCCGCCTTCTGGTGCAGGGCAATTCGGGCTCCGGCAAGTCGCATCTGTTGCGCAGGCTTCTGGAGCAGAGCGCGCCCTGGGTGCAGCAGACCATCATCGATCCCGAAGGCGACTTCGTCTCGCTGGGCGACCGCTACGGCCATCTGGTGATCGATGCCGAGGAGCACACCGAGCGCGGCCTGCAGGCGGCCGGCGAGCGGGCCCGCATCCACCGTGTCTCCACGGTGCTCAACCTCGAAGGGCTCGATGCCGAAAACCAGATGCGGCGGGCCGCCGCCTTCCTCGGCGGGCTGTTCGAGGTTGCCCGCGACCATTGGTACCCGATGCTGGTGGTGGTGGACGAGGCGCAGCTGTTCGCGCCGGCGGTGGCCGGCGAGGTTTCCGACGAGGCGCGCAAGCTCTCGCTCGGCGCCATGACCAATCTGATGTGCCGTGGCCGCAAGCGTGGGCTGGCCGGTATCATCGCCACGCAGCGTCTGGCCAAGCTTGCCAAGAATGTCGCGGCAGAAGCCTCCAATTTTCTCATGGGCCGCACCTTTCTCGACATCGACATGGCGCGCGCCGCCGATCTGCTCGGCATGGAGCGGCGCCAGGCGGAAGCCTTTCGCGATCTGGAGCGTGGGCAGTTCATGGCGCTGGGACCAGCACTTTCGCGCCGGCCGCTCGGCCTGCGCATCGGCCCGACCGACACCAGCCCGCGCAACGGCACGCCGCGGCTGATGGCGATGCCGGAATCAGCACTGGAGGACGCCCGCGCGATCATCCTGGCGGCGCCGCCGCCCGAGACGATGCGCGCGCCGCGCCGTGTGGCGTCGCCGGACCTGCTCGACCAGTTGATGGCGGCGAAGTCGGCGGCGCTGGAAATCCGTCCCGAACCGGCGGAGCCGCAAATCAGCGCCGAGGATCTGGCGGAGCGGCATGAGCGGGTGGACCGCGTGCTGCGCGCCATCCTGGCGCAGCCTGACGCCGGTTTCCGCGTCATCGGCGTGCTCTACCAGGAATTCGTGGTGCGCTGCCGCATCGAGGGCCTCGCCTCGGTGGTGCCGGACCTGGCTGAATTCCGCCGCATGCTGACGCGTGCCCGCGCCGGTCTCGGCTCCGAGACGACGCAGGATGATGCGTGGCGGGACGTTTCCGTGCGCGCCTCGCTGCTACCCGACGACATGCAGGGCGTGTTCATGATGATCGCGCGGGCGGCCAAGGAAGGCTGGCCTTGCCCGAGCGACGCCGCGATCGCGCGCGCCTATGGCTCGCACTCGCTGCGCCGCGCGCGGCGACTGCTGACCTATATCGAGGAGCAGGGCCTGATCGTCTGCCAGCTCGACGGCACGGGAAAGCGCACCGTGACGCTGGTGGAGTTAGCCTGGGCGACGGCGCCCGGTGACCCCAATGCCGAGGAGGTGGAGCAGGGGAGCCTGGCGCTTTGA
- a CDS encoding sterol desaturase family protein — protein sequence MDDLKYGTRNKRGDWAPNEPAGTAPLFTFPPRPLAFLKWLPHYFLPYNLLFALSAVAWWHFVVPDVEVMKTIGWGWILRLFLVNCAALLLFFGAFEIRLYILRSQGNRFKYNGKWPSEQKSKAFFFQNQNLDNMLRTFGTGMPIWTAIEVAILYAYANGYVPWLTVAEHPVYLFCLALVVPIIHETHFFLLHRAIHWPPLYKWVHSVHHNSVNPSPWSSLAMHPVEQFGYLGVAFWHLIIPSNPLLALYQLHYAGFGAIPGHVGFDKVELGEDTSIDSHAYIHYLHHKYFEVNYGDGLIPFDRWLGTFHDGSKEGEARMQARYEKKKARANAAN from the coding sequence ATGGACGATCTGAAATACGGAACACGCAACAAGCGCGGCGACTGGGCTCCGAACGAGCCTGCCGGCACCGCGCCGCTCTTTACCTTCCCGCCGCGACCGCTGGCGTTCCTGAAATGGCTGCCGCACTATTTCCTGCCCTACAATCTCCTCTTCGCGCTCTCGGCGGTGGCCTGGTGGCACTTCGTGGTGCCCGATGTCGAGGTGATGAAGACGATTGGCTGGGGCTGGATCCTACGGCTGTTCCTCGTCAACTGCGCGGCATTGCTTCTGTTCTTCGGCGCTTTCGAGATCCGACTCTACATCTTGAGAAGCCAGGGCAACCGATTCAAATACAACGGCAAATGGCCGTCGGAGCAAAAGAGCAAGGCGTTCTTCTTCCAGAACCAGAATCTCGACAACATGCTGCGCACCTTCGGCACCGGCATGCCGATCTGGACAGCGATCGAGGTGGCGATCCTCTATGCCTACGCCAATGGCTACGTGCCGTGGCTGACGGTCGCGGAGCACCCCGTATACCTGTTCTGCCTGGCGCTGGTGGTGCCGATCATCCACGAGACGCATTTCTTCCTCCTGCACCGGGCGATCCACTGGCCGCCACTCTACAAATGGGTGCACTCGGTGCACCACAATTCGGTCAACCCGTCGCCATGGTCGTCGCTGGCGATGCATCCTGTCGAGCAGTTCGGCTATCTCGGCGTTGCATTCTGGCACCTGATCATCCCGTCGAACCCACTGCTGGCGCTCTATCAACTCCACTATGCCGGCTTCGGCGCCATTCCCGGCCACGTCGGCTTCGACAAGGTCGAACTCGGCGAAGACACCAGCATCGATAGCCACGCCTACATCCACTACCTCCACCACAAATATTTCGAGGTGAACTACGGCGACGGGCTCATCCCGTTCGACCGATGGTTGGGCACTTTCCACGACGGCAGCAAGGAAGGTGAGGCCCGCATGCAGGCTCGCTACGAGAAGAAGAAGGCGCGTGCCAACGCCGCCAACTGA
- a CDS encoding glutathione S-transferase family protein, with the protein MKLYFSRNPNPRLAVAVARHLKARVTFEFASPFAPGQADKYRPLNPNLSIPILAWPGGSLWETDAIACRLSRDVGSDFWRTGDDEPDMIRWLSWGKENFARACDMVHFERGTKQRYHIGPIDQLLVEEGLKLFEKTAAILEVELANRQWLVGHSVSYADFRMATFLAFNDVGGLPLGDYPALISWYRRLEAIEAWRDPFAGLDAPELPPVKSS; encoded by the coding sequence ATGAAACTGTATTTCAGCCGCAATCCCAATCCGCGCCTGGCGGTCGCGGTGGCGCGCCACCTCAAGGCCCGGGTGACCTTCGAATTCGCCTCACCGTTCGCGCCGGGGCAGGCCGACAAATACCGTCCGCTCAATCCCAATCTTTCCATCCCGATACTGGCATGGCCGGGCGGCAGCCTGTGGGAGACGGACGCCATCGCCTGCCGTCTGTCGCGGGATGTCGGATCGGATTTCTGGCGCACCGGCGATGACGAGCCCGACATGATCCGCTGGCTGAGCTGGGGCAAGGAGAATTTTGCCAGGGCCTGCGACATGGTGCATTTCGAGCGCGGCACCAAGCAGCGCTATCACATAGGCCCGATTGATCAGCTGCTGGTCGAGGAGGGGCTGAAGCTTTTCGAGAAAACGGCGGCGATCCTGGAGGTGGAGTTGGCCAACCGGCAATGGCTGGTGGGACATTCGGTCTCTTACGCCGATTTCCGCATGGCGACGTTCCTGGCTTTCAATGATGTCGGCGGCCTGCCGCTTGGCGATTATCCAGCGCTCATCAGCTGGTATCGCCGGCTCGAAGCCATCGAGGCCTGGCGCGATCCGTTCGCCGGGCTCGATGCGCCCGAACTGCCACCCGTAAAATCCAGCTGA
- a CDS encoding MocE family 2Fe-2S type ferredoxin → MSSWIKACGLDDIEQEGALRFDHGGRTYAIFRSPDDEVFCTDGLCTHEAVHLADGLVMDYEVECPKHGGAFDYRTGAAKRLPPCINLKSYSARLEGGAVLVDLPD, encoded by the coding sequence ATGTCCAGTTGGATCAAGGCCTGCGGGCTCGACGACATCGAACAGGAAGGCGCGCTCCGTTTCGATCATGGCGGCCGGACCTACGCCATCTTCCGCTCGCCCGACGACGAAGTGTTTTGCACCGACGGGCTGTGCACCCATGAGGCGGTCCATCTCGCCGACGGGCTGGTGATGGACTACGAGGTCGAATGCCCCAAGCACGGCGGCGCCTTCGACTATCGCACCGGCGCAGCCAAACGTCTGCCGCCCTGCATCAATCTCAAGAGCTATTCGGCGCGCTTGGAAGGCGGCGCCGTGCTGGTCGATCTGCCAGACTAG
- a CDS encoding LacI family DNA-binding transcriptional regulator has product MPKPTFAAIARRAGVGTATVERVLNGRGGVRPETVEKVVAAARSLDYPRRLPEAHRGILRIEVILVRPDSTFFSRLSRAFERIAATLDRTVAVHRTFLDEGDASAVARRIREPGMRRGGLILAVPDDPLIRAALAEVEAQGVPTVQVVTRIAGSKADYVGIDNYAAGRMAAQLMSRMQTGSGSIVALCHSQIYQVHRDRIHGFSDYLAEHPRADLAFVEVLFGHDEGHRSADLLVDVLGQRPDLAGFYNAGGGNGSLNEVLARRPRRHEIFFVGHELTERSSAALRAGTMDVVLDQAPEAQARRAIDLILARLGLHDLPIENPPIRFITFTAENL; this is encoded by the coding sequence ATCCCCAAGCCGACCTTCGCCGCCATTGCCCGCCGCGCCGGCGTTGGCACGGCAACGGTCGAGCGCGTGCTCAACGGCCGGGGCGGCGTGCGACCCGAGACGGTGGAGAAGGTGGTCGCCGCCGCCCGCTCGCTCGACTATCCGCGCCGGCTTCCCGAGGCGCATCGCGGCATCCTCCGCATCGAGGTCATCCTGGTGCGGCCGGACTCGACTTTTTTCTCCCGACTGTCCCGCGCCTTCGAGCGCATCGCGGCTACGCTCGACCGCACTGTCGCTGTGCACCGGACCTTCCTCGACGAAGGCGACGCTTCCGCCGTCGCCCGGCGCATCCGCGAGCCCGGCATGCGCCGTGGCGGGCTGATCCTGGCGGTGCCAGACGACCCGCTGATCCGTGCGGCCCTGGCCGAAGTCGAGGCGCAAGGCGTGCCGACGGTCCAGGTGGTGACCCGCATCGCAGGCTCGAAGGCCGATTATGTCGGCATTGACAATTACGCCGCCGGCCGCATGGCCGCGCAATTGATGAGCCGCATGCAGACGGGCAGCGGCAGCATCGTCGCGCTCTGCCACAGCCAAATCTACCAGGTGCACCGCGACCGCATCCACGGCTTTTCCGATTATCTTGCCGAGCATCCGCGCGCCGACCTCGCCTTTGTCGAGGTGCTGTTCGGTCATGATGAGGGCCACCGCAGCGCTGACCTTCTCGTCGATGTGCTGGGCCAGCGCCCGGATCTCGCCGGCTTCTACAATGCCGGGGGTGGCAATGGCTCATTGAACGAGGTGCTGGCACGCCGTCCGCGCCGCCACGAAATTTTCTTCGTCGGCCATGAACTGACCGAGCGCAGCAGTGCGGCCCTGCGCGCGGGGACCATGGACGTCGTGCTCGACCAGGCGCCGGAAGCGCAGGCGCGCCGCGCCATCGACCTCATCCTGGCCCGGCTTGGCCTGCACGACCTGCCGATCGAAAACCCGCCGATCCGCTTCATCACCTTTACCGCTGAGAACCTTTGA
- a CDS encoding 3-methyl-2-oxobutanoate hydroxymethyltransferase, with product MTRRLTVHDLQSTKGSRKWLQLHVDTPAEACAAVASDIVILSCEPDHNLEAIRQAAPFAFLSVGMPHGAVASPDEAVRLGFAMMKRGADAVYSSHSPRFIEAMAAEGIPVTGHVGLVPNRATWTNFRAIGRSAEEAIKVLRAAKDLENAGAACIEVEVVPFRLAEHITRSTPLITMGMGCGSACDTQYLFSCDVLGSHTGHYPRHARRYADFVTLEAELQEKRIAAFRAFGRDVADGLYPEARHQVDMDDAAHDRFLTLSQSL from the coding sequence GTGACGAGACGGCTGACAGTACACGACCTCCAGAGCACCAAGGGCAGCCGCAAATGGCTGCAATTGCATGTCGACACGCCGGCCGAGGCCTGCGCCGCCGTCGCCAGCGACATCGTCATCCTGTCCTGCGAACCCGACCACAATCTCGAAGCCATTCGCCAGGCAGCACCCTTCGCCTTCCTCTCCGTCGGCATGCCGCATGGCGCGGTCGCCTCGCCTGATGAGGCGGTGCGGCTCGGCTTCGCAATGATGAAGCGCGGCGCCGATGCGGTCTATTCATCGCATTCGCCGCGCTTCATCGAAGCCATGGCGGCGGAAGGCATTCCCGTCACCGGACATGTCGGCCTGGTGCCGAACCGCGCCACCTGGACGAATTTCCGCGCCATCGGCAGGTCAGCCGAAGAGGCCATTAAAGTGTTGCGCGCCGCCAAGGATTTGGAGAACGCTGGCGCGGCCTGCATCGAGGTCGAAGTGGTGCCGTTCAGGCTTGCCGAGCACATCACCCGCTCGACGCCGCTGATCACCATGGGCATGGGTTGCGGCAGCGCCTGCGACACGCAGTATCTGTTTTCCTGTGACGTGCTCGGCAGTCATACCGGCCACTATCCGCGCCACGCCAGGCGCTACGCCGACTTCGTCACGCTGGAAGCCGAACTGCAGGAAAAGCGCATCGCCGCCTTCCGCGCGTTTGGCCGCGACGTGGCCGATGGCCTTTACCCCGAGGCCAGGCACCAGGTGGACATGGACGATGCCGCCCATGACCGCTTCCTCACTCTCTCCCAGTCTTTGTGA
- a CDS encoding substrate-binding domain-containing protein yields MKKFLISTALATLMSTSAFAAKIGVSIVNFDNNFQTLLMHGMQDRAKEKGAGIQVEDAQNDVAKQLDQVKNFIASGVDAIIVTLVDTNASKTISDEAAKAGIPLVFVNLEPSDMKNLPASQVYVGSNETESGTIEAFEVCKLLRAKGKSAGATAYIVMGSLVHQAALQRTKDVEQIFATDMCNFIKVTDKQSSEWARDNAQNLMTNWLTAGPAPDAVIANNDESAIGAILALKANGIDMKNVVVGGIDATQDGLQAMKAGDLAVTVFQNAKGQGGGGVDAALALAKGEKVDRVVYVPFELVTPANATDYLGKN; encoded by the coding sequence GTGAAGAAATTTCTCATTTCGACGGCGCTGGCCACTTTGATGTCGACATCAGCCTTCGCCGCCAAGATCGGCGTCAGCATCGTCAACTTCGACAACAATTTCCAGACGCTGCTGATGCACGGCATGCAGGACCGCGCCAAGGAAAAAGGCGCCGGCATCCAGGTCGAGGATGCGCAGAACGACGTCGCCAAGCAACTCGACCAGGTCAAGAACTTCATCGCAAGCGGCGTCGATGCCATCATCGTCACGCTGGTCGACACCAACGCGTCGAAGACGATCAGCGACGAAGCCGCCAAGGCCGGCATTCCGCTGGTCTTCGTCAACCTCGAACCGTCCGACATGAAGAATCTGCCGGCAAGCCAAGTCTATGTTGGCTCCAACGAAACGGAATCCGGCACGATCGAGGCATTCGAAGTGTGTAAGCTCTTGCGCGCGAAGGGCAAATCCGCTGGCGCCACGGCCTACATCGTCATGGGCAGCCTTGTTCACCAAGCGGCGCTGCAGCGGACCAAGGACGTCGAACAGATCTTCGCCACCGACATGTGCAACTTCATCAAGGTCACCGACAAGCAGTCGTCCGAATGGGCACGCGACAATGCGCAGAACCTGATGACCAACTGGCTGACGGCAGGCCCTGCCCCGGATGCTGTCATCGCCAACAACGACGAATCCGCCATCGGTGCCATCCTGGCGCTGAAGGCCAATGGCATCGACATGAAGAACGTTGTCGTCGGCGGCATCGACGCCACCCAGGATGGCCTGCAGGCGATGAAGGCGGGCGACCTGGCTGTGACGGTGTTCCAGAACGCCAAGGGCCAGGGCGGCGGCGGTGTCGATGCGGCACTCGCCCTCGCCAAGGGCGAGAAGGTCGACCGTGTCGTCTATGTGCCGTTCGAACTGGTCACGCCAGCCAACGCCACCGACTATCTTGGCAAGAACTAG